From Caballeronia insecticola, a single genomic window includes:
- the glcF gene encoding glycolate oxidase subunit GlcF, producing MQTNLADFIRGTADGDEADAILRKCVHCGFCTATCPTYQLLGDELDGPRGRIYLMKQMFEGAPVTRSTQLHLDRCLTCRNCESTCPSGVQYGKLVEIGRKVIEEKVERPMRQRLQRRFLASFLPNSTLFTPAMKLGQQFRGLLPRKLRAKIPLPERPLVAPTGKHARKMLMLAGCVQPAMMPNVNTATARVFDALGVEIVTAPDAGCCGAIRLHLGYNDDALDDVRNNIDAWWPHVENGVEAIVMNASGCGATVKEYAHLLRHDPAYAQKAQRIVELTRDLAEILPQYEEELVALARRRGVHTVAFHPPCTLQHGQQIRGRIEHLLTALGLEVRLPADSHLCCGSAGTYSVLQPKLSYTLRNQKLDRLEKLEPQLILSANVGCIAHLQSGTSTPVTHWIQLLEHLIYG from the coding sequence ATGCAAACCAATCTCGCCGATTTCATCCGCGGCACAGCCGATGGCGACGAAGCCGACGCCATCCTGCGCAAGTGCGTGCACTGCGGCTTCTGCACGGCGACCTGCCCGACATATCAGTTGCTCGGCGACGAACTCGACGGGCCGCGCGGGCGCATCTATCTGATGAAGCAGATGTTCGAAGGCGCGCCGGTCACGCGCAGCACGCAGCTGCATCTGGATCGCTGTCTCACGTGCCGCAACTGCGAGAGCACGTGCCCGTCGGGCGTGCAGTACGGCAAGCTCGTCGAGATCGGGCGCAAGGTAATCGAAGAAAAGGTCGAGCGGCCGATGCGCCAGCGCCTGCAACGCCGCTTTCTCGCCAGCTTCCTGCCGAACAGCACGCTCTTCACACCCGCGATGAAGCTCGGCCAGCAGTTTCGCGGCCTGCTGCCGCGCAAGCTGCGCGCCAAGATTCCGCTGCCCGAACGGCCGCTCGTCGCGCCCACGGGCAAGCACGCGCGCAAGATGCTGATGCTCGCCGGATGCGTGCAGCCCGCGATGATGCCCAACGTCAACACGGCGACGGCGCGCGTGTTCGATGCGCTCGGCGTCGAGATCGTCACCGCGCCCGACGCGGGCTGCTGCGGCGCGATCCGTCTGCATCTCGGCTACAACGACGACGCGCTGGACGACGTGCGCAACAACATCGACGCGTGGTGGCCGCACGTGGAAAACGGCGTCGAGGCGATCGTCATGAACGCGTCGGGCTGCGGCGCGACGGTCAAGGAATACGCGCACTTGCTGCGGCACGATCCGGCGTATGCACAGAAGGCGCAGCGCATCGTCGAACTGACGCGCGATCTCGCCGAAATCCTGCCGCAGTACGAGGAAGAACTCGTGGCGCTCGCGCGGCGGCGCGGCGTGCATACGGTCGCGTTTCATCCGCCGTGCACGTTGCAGCACGGCCAGCAGATTCGCGGACGCATCGAGCATCTGCTCACCGCGCTCGGGCTCGAAGTGCGGCTGCCCGCCGACAGTCATCTCTGTTGCGGCTCGGCGGGCACGTACTCGGTATTGCAGCCGAAGCTCTCGTACACGCTGCGCAATCAGAAGCTCGACCGGCTGGAGAAACTGGAGCCGCAACTGATCCTGTCGGCGAATGTCGGCTGCATTGCGCATCTGCAAAGCGGCACGTCGACGCCCGTCACGCACTGGATTCAACTTCTGGAGCATCTGATTTACGGATGA
- the proC gene encoding pyrroline-5-carboxylate reductase: MKIAFIGGGNMAAALIGGLIKRGTAPADIYAVDINDEARARTAKQFGIATGAGIDATLAGYDAIVLAVKPQVLKSVADALVPHLSKQTIISIAAGIRASDLSRWLNGYTQIVRTMPNTPALIGMGVTGLAALPGVADAAKALASEVLEAVGTAVWFDDEAKLDAVTAISGSGPAYVFYFIEAMQEAARQLGLDDEQGRALAVATFTGAAQLAAQSGEPASVLRERVTSKGGTTAAALASFDAQGVKDAIVRGALAAQARAQEMGDELGAA, encoded by the coding sequence ATGAAAATCGCATTCATCGGCGGCGGCAACATGGCCGCGGCGCTCATCGGCGGATTGATCAAGCGCGGCACCGCACCGGCCGACATCTACGCCGTCGACATCAACGACGAAGCGCGCGCGCGCACCGCGAAGCAGTTCGGCATTGCGACGGGCGCGGGCATCGACGCGACGCTTGCCGGCTACGACGCCATTGTGCTCGCCGTGAAGCCGCAAGTGCTCAAGAGCGTGGCCGACGCGCTCGTGCCGCATCTGTCGAAGCAGACGATCATCAGCATCGCGGCGGGCATCCGCGCGAGCGATCTGTCGCGCTGGCTGAACGGCTATACGCAGATCGTGCGCACGATGCCGAATACGCCCGCGCTGATCGGCATGGGCGTGACCGGACTCGCCGCGCTGCCGGGCGTCGCGGATGCAGCGAAGGCGCTGGCGTCGGAGGTGCTGGAAGCGGTGGGCACGGCCGTCTGGTTCGACGACGAAGCGAAACTCGACGCCGTCACCGCGATCTCCGGCAGCGGCCCGGCCTACGTGTTCTATTTCATCGAAGCGATGCAGGAGGCGGCGCGCCAGCTTGGCCTGGACGACGAGCAAGGCCGCGCGCTCGCGGTTGCCACGTTCACCGGCGCCGCGCAACTCGCGGCGCAATCGGGGGAACCGGCGAGCGTGTTGCGCGAACGCGTGACATCGAAGGGCGGCACGACGGCGGCGGCGCTCGCATCGTTCGATGCGCAGGGCGTGAAGGACGCAATCGTGCGCGGTGCGCTGGCCGCACAGGCGCGGGCGCAGGAAATGGGCGACGAACTGGGCGCCGCCTGA
- a CDS encoding methyltransferase domain-containing protein, protein MGSLARFDLAPLVSRHRVTHLIETGYGRGGSCRAALNAGFKRALSCEIYEPLFARVEQSEQLYVAHADSIAFLDSSAVSTALAESRTLIFLDAHYPGADHGDQSYLSKDHAPDTRLPLIAELENLQGKADDALIVIDDVRIYLRDFEVAFGPIPDWVENGFEKEAQFRASLALFDATHTLHWHAEDSGYAVLWPRAWGAYDLKKWVVPGDVTHVATVTLGVPGTTCISLNRRVQDARFSNRWLVGKGIDIGGGKDSIALYRSMFPRIESVTVYEWAQGDAQYLENVQDGSFDFVYSAHCLEHMVDPRIALRHWLRVLKPGGHMIVTVPDEDMYEQGVWPSTFNYDHKHTFAMFKRASWSPVSINVLDMLREFGQDVDIVKIERLDHTFLHNAPRFDQTRTAFAECGIEFVLKKL, encoded by the coding sequence ATGGGCTCACTCGCACGTTTCGATCTCGCGCCGCTCGTCTCGCGACATCGCGTTACTCACCTCATCGAAACCGGTTACGGGCGGGGCGGCTCATGTCGCGCCGCGCTGAATGCCGGCTTCAAGCGCGCGCTTTCCTGCGAGATTTACGAACCGCTGTTCGCGCGGGTCGAGCAGAGCGAGCAGTTGTATGTCGCACACGCGGACAGCATCGCGTTTCTCGATTCGTCGGCCGTGTCCACCGCGTTGGCGGAAAGCCGCACGCTGATTTTTCTCGATGCGCACTATCCCGGCGCGGATCACGGAGACCAAAGCTATCTCAGCAAAGACCACGCGCCGGACACGCGCCTGCCGCTGATCGCCGAGCTCGAAAACCTGCAGGGGAAGGCGGACGACGCGTTGATCGTCATCGACGACGTGCGCATTTATCTTCGCGATTTCGAAGTTGCATTCGGACCCATCCCCGATTGGGTGGAAAACGGCTTCGAGAAAGAAGCGCAGTTTCGCGCATCGCTCGCGCTGTTCGACGCCACGCACACGCTTCATTGGCATGCCGAGGACTCGGGCTATGCGGTTCTGTGGCCGCGAGCCTGGGGCGCTTACGATTTGAAGAAGTGGGTCGTACCCGGCGATGTCACGCATGTCGCGACGGTAACGTTGGGCGTTCCCGGTACCACGTGCATTTCGCTCAACCGCAGAGTGCAGGATGCGCGGTTTTCGAACCGATGGCTCGTCGGCAAGGGCATCGATATCGGCGGCGGCAAAGACAGCATCGCGCTGTATCGCTCGATGTTTCCGCGTATCGAAAGCGTCACGGTCTACGAATGGGCGCAGGGCGACGCGCAATATCTCGAGAACGTGCAGGACGGCAGCTTCGATTTCGTGTACTCGGCGCATTGCCTCGAACACATGGTGGATCCGCGAATCGCGCTGCGTCATTGGTTGCGCGTGCTCAAGCCGGGCGGTCACATGATCGTCACCGTGCCGGACGAGGACATGTACGAGCAAGGCGTATGGCCCTCGACCTTCAATTACGATCACAAACACACGTTCGCCATGTTCAAGCGCGCGAGCTGGTCGCCCGTGTCGATCAACGTGCTCGACATGCTGCGGGAGTTCGGACAGGACGTGGATATCGTGAAGATCGAGCGGCTCGATCACACCTTCCTGCACAACGCGCCGCGCTTCGACCAGACGCGCACGGCGTTTGCGGAATGCGGCATCGAGTTCGTGCTGAAGAAGCTTTAA
- the glcE gene encoding glycolate oxidase subunit GlcE yields MEQDDIVAGWSERIARASETGTLLRIRGGGTKDWYGQTLQGDILDTRAHRGIIAYDPAELVITARSGTPLAEIEAKLREHNQMLPFEPPHFGRNATFGGCIAAGLAGPRRAWTGAPRDFVLGAVVMNGHGQVLHFGGQVVKNVAGYDVSRLLAGSLGTLGLILELSVKVLPRPVAEATLKFDMHATDGVRKLNEWGGHPLPITGSAWRDGTLALRLAGAEAAVKTARNTLGGEVVDAVEADRFWIGLREQTDPFFSVIEPRSALWRLALPSIAEPLHLPGAQLMEWGGAQRWWITDTDPQTVRISAKQAGGHATIFRGGSAYDRNAGVFTPLPAPLMKIHRGLKAAFDPARIFNRARLYPDF; encoded by the coding sequence ATGGAACAGGACGACATCGTCGCCGGCTGGTCGGAACGGATCGCCCGGGCCTCCGAAACCGGCACGCTGCTTCGCATCCGCGGCGGCGGCACGAAGGACTGGTACGGCCAGACGCTCCAGGGAGACATTCTCGATACGCGCGCGCATCGCGGCATCATCGCCTACGATCCGGCTGAGCTGGTCATCACGGCGCGCAGCGGCACGCCGCTCGCCGAAATCGAAGCGAAGCTGCGCGAGCACAATCAGATGCTGCCCTTCGAGCCGCCCCACTTCGGGCGCAACGCGACCTTCGGCGGCTGCATCGCCGCGGGGCTTGCCGGACCGCGCCGCGCGTGGACCGGCGCACCGCGCGATTTCGTGCTCGGCGCCGTTGTCATGAACGGACACGGGCAAGTGCTGCACTTCGGCGGGCAAGTGGTGAAGAACGTCGCCGGCTATGACGTGTCGCGGCTGCTCGCCGGCTCGCTCGGCACGCTCGGGCTGATCCTCGAACTGTCGGTCAAGGTGCTGCCGCGGCCCGTCGCCGAAGCCACGCTCAAGTTCGACATGCACGCAACAGACGGCGTGCGCAAGCTCAACGAATGGGGCGGCCATCCGCTGCCGATCACCGGCAGCGCGTGGCGCGACGGCACGCTCGCGCTGCGTCTCGCGGGCGCGGAGGCGGCCGTGAAGACCGCGCGCAATACGCTCGGCGGCGAAGTGGTCGATGCCGTCGAGGCCGACCGCTTCTGGATCGGCCTGCGCGAACAGACCGATCCGTTCTTCTCCGTGATCGAGCCGCGCTCGGCGCTGTGGCGGCTCGCGTTGCCGTCGATCGCCGAGCCGCTGCATCTGCCGGGCGCGCAACTGATGGAATGGGGCGGCGCGCAGCGCTGGTGGATCACCGACACCGATCCGCAGACCGTGCGCATCAGCGCGAAGCAGGCGGGCGGCCACGCGACCATCTTTCGCGGCGGTTCCGCCTACGACCGCAATGCGGGCGTGTTCACGCCGCTGCCCGCGCCGCTGATGAAGATTCATCGTGGATTGAAGGCTGCATTCGATCCCGCGCGCATCTTCAATCGCGCGCGTTTGTATCCCGATTTTTAG
- a CDS encoding FAD-linked oxidase C-terminal domain-containing protein — MNAPDELKPEQMSPNLPHEDAPALSEEQLAARQREVVQALMAVLPTHCLLFREEDTAAYECDGLAAYRRLPLAVALPETEAQVQRVVQICARLSIPIVPRGAGTGLSGGAMPIRHGIVLSLARFRKIVEVDPYARTATVQPGVRNLAISEAAAPYGLYYAPDPSSQIACTIGGNVSENSGGVHCLKYGLTVHNVLRVRAVTMDGDVVEFGSLGPDAPGLDLLAVLIGSEGMFAIVTEITVKLIPKPQTAQVIMASFDDVVKGGNAVAEIIAAGIIPAGLEMMDKPATRAVEQFVNAGYDLDAAAILLCESDGTHDEVAEEIVRMTAVLREHGASRIQISRSETERLKFWSGRKNAFPAAGRISPDYYCMDGTVPRRAIGPLLARIEEMEKKYALRCINVFHAGDGNMHPLILFNGNDLDEWHRAEAFGCDILETCVELGGTVTGEHGVGIEKINSMCVQFSPEERDAFFAVKRAFDPPGLLNPDKGIPTRARCAEYGKMHVRGGLLPHPELPRF; from the coding sequence ATGAATGCACCCGACGAGCTCAAGCCCGAGCAGATGTCGCCCAACCTGCCGCACGAAGACGCGCCCGCGCTGAGCGAAGAGCAGCTCGCCGCACGTCAGCGCGAAGTCGTGCAGGCGCTGATGGCGGTGCTACCGACGCATTGCCTGCTGTTCCGCGAGGAAGACACCGCCGCCTATGAATGCGACGGCCTCGCCGCATACCGACGCCTGCCGCTCGCGGTCGCGCTGCCGGAAACCGAGGCGCAGGTGCAGCGCGTCGTGCAGATCTGCGCGCGTCTTTCCATTCCGATCGTCCCGCGCGGCGCGGGCACCGGACTCTCCGGCGGCGCGATGCCGATCCGGCACGGCATCGTGCTGTCGCTCGCGCGCTTTCGCAAGATCGTCGAAGTCGATCCCTACGCGCGCACGGCGACCGTGCAGCCCGGCGTGCGCAATCTCGCCATTTCGGAGGCCGCCGCGCCCTACGGCTTGTACTACGCGCCCGATCCGTCGTCGCAGATCGCGTGCACGATCGGCGGCAACGTGTCGGAAAACTCGGGCGGCGTGCACTGTCTGAAATACGGCCTGACCGTGCACAACGTGCTGCGCGTGCGCGCAGTGACCATGGACGGCGACGTCGTCGAATTCGGCTCGCTCGGGCCGGACGCGCCGGGCCTCGATCTGCTGGCGGTGCTGATCGGCAGCGAGGGCATGTTCGCGATCGTCACCGAAATCACCGTCAAGCTGATCCCGAAGCCGCAGACGGCGCAAGTCATCATGGCGAGCTTCGACGACGTGGTGAAAGGCGGCAACGCGGTTGCGGAGATCATCGCGGCGGGCATCATTCCGGCCGGCCTCGAAATGATGGACAAACCCGCGACACGCGCGGTCGAGCAGTTCGTCAACGCGGGCTACGACCTCGACGCCGCCGCGATCCTGCTCTGCGAATCCGACGGCACGCACGACGAAGTGGCCGAAGAAATTGTCCGCATGACGGCGGTGCTGCGCGAGCACGGCGCGTCGCGCATCCAGATTTCGCGTTCGGAAACGGAGCGGCTCAAGTTCTGGTCCGGCCGCAAGAACGCCTTTCCGGCGGCAGGCCGCATCTCGCCGGACTATTACTGCATGGACGGCACCGTGCCGCGCCGCGCGATCGGGCCGCTGCTCGCGCGCATCGAAGAGATGGAGAAAAAGTACGCGTTGCGCTGCATCAACGTGTTCCATGCCGGCGACGGCAACATGCATCCGCTGATTCTCTTCAACGGCAACGATCTCGACGAATGGCATCGCGCAGAGGCCTTCGGCTGCGACATTCTCGAGACCTGCGTCGAACTGGGCGGCACGGTGACGGGCGAGCACGGCGTGGGCATCGAAAAGATCAATTCGATGTGCGTGCAATTCTCGCCGGAAGAGCGCGACGCATTTTTCGCGGTCAAGCGCGCGTTCGATCCGCCCGGTCTGCTCAACCCCGACAAGGGTATTCCGACGCGCGCGCGCTGCGCCGAATACGGCAAGATGCATGTGCGCGGCGGCCTGCTGCCGCATCCCGAACTGCCGCGTTTCTAG
- a CDS encoding FAD-binding oxidoreductase, which translates to MNHPSEHHALQKRPFPASLFEALKAAFGDRATTSQAVREHHGRDESPFDPQLPDAVVFARSTEEVQAIVRLCAEHGVPIIPYGNGSSLEGHLLAVQGGVSIDLSEMNQVVSINAEDLTATVQPGISRKQLNEALKDTGLFFPIDPGADASIGGMSATRASGTNAVRYGSMRENVLALTVVTADGRVIHTGTRARKSSAGYDLTRLFVGSEGTLGVITEITVRLYPQPEAISAAVCAFPSMGDAVRAVIETIQMGVPIARVEFVDKLAVRAINRHSNMTLREAPMLFFEFHGTESGVKEQAQTVQDIVAENRGEDFEWATRPEDRSRLWNARHSAYFAMLQLKPGCRAVTTDVCVPISRLAECVEETEKDLQGSYLPSPIVGHVGDGNFHVAMLLDPAKPEELEEAERINRLIVARALAMGGTCTGEHGVGLHKMGFMIDEHGADAIAVMRAIKQALDPNNLMNPGKIFAFEG; encoded by the coding sequence GTGAATCACCCCAGCGAACACCACGCGCTTCAGAAACGCCCCTTTCCCGCGTCTCTTTTCGAAGCGCTGAAGGCAGCATTCGGCGACCGTGCGACGACATCGCAAGCCGTGCGCGAACATCACGGGCGTGACGAATCGCCGTTCGACCCGCAACTGCCCGACGCCGTCGTCTTCGCGCGCAGCACCGAGGAAGTGCAAGCCATCGTCCGGCTCTGCGCCGAGCACGGCGTGCCGATCATTCCCTACGGCAACGGCTCGTCGCTTGAGGGCCACTTGCTCGCGGTGCAAGGCGGCGTGTCGATCGATCTGTCCGAGATGAACCAGGTCGTCTCGATCAACGCCGAAGACCTCACTGCCACGGTCCAGCCGGGCATCTCGCGCAAGCAACTGAACGAGGCGCTCAAGGACACGGGCCTGTTCTTCCCGATCGACCCCGGCGCGGACGCCAGCATCGGCGGCATGTCCGCGACGCGCGCCTCCGGCACCAACGCCGTGCGCTACGGCTCGATGCGCGAAAACGTGCTCGCGCTCACCGTCGTCACAGCCGATGGCCGCGTCATCCACACCGGCACGCGCGCGCGCAAATCGTCTGCGGGATACGACCTGACGCGCCTGTTCGTCGGCTCGGAAGGCACGCTCGGCGTCATCACCGAAATCACCGTGCGCCTCTATCCGCAGCCCGAGGCGATTTCGGCGGCCGTATGCGCGTTCCCGTCGATGGGCGATGCCGTGCGCGCCGTCATCGAAACGATCCAGATGGGCGTGCCGATCGCGCGCGTCGAATTCGTCGACAAGCTCGCCGTGCGCGCGATCAATCGCCACTCGAACATGACGCTGCGTGAAGCGCCGATGCTGTTCTTCGAATTCCACGGCACCGAATCCGGCGTCAAGGAACAGGCGCAGACCGTGCAGGATATCGTCGCGGAAAATCGCGGCGAGGACTTCGAATGGGCCACGCGTCCCGAAGACCGCAGCCGTCTGTGGAACGCGCGTCACTCCGCCTACTTCGCGATGCTGCAACTGAAGCCCGGCTGCCGCGCTGTCACCACCGACGTCTGCGTGCCGATCTCGCGTCTCGCCGAATGCGTCGAGGAAACCGAGAAGGACCTGCAAGGCTCGTATTTGCCGAGCCCGATCGTCGGCCATGTCGGCGACGGCAACTTCCACGTCGCGATGCTGCTCGATCCCGCCAAGCCCGAAGAACTCGAAGAAGCCGAGCGCATCAACCGGCTTATCGTCGCGCGGGCGCTCGCGATGGGCGGCACCTGCACCGGCGAACATGGCGTCGGGCTGCACAAGATGGGCTTCATGATCGACGAGCACGGCGCGGATGCCATCGCGGTGATGCGCGCCATCAAACAGGCGCTCGATCCGAACAACTTGATGAACCCGGGGAAAATCTTCGCTTTCGAAGGTTGA
- a CDS encoding cob(I)yrinic acid a,c-diamide adenosyltransferase: MGHRLSKIATRTGDDGTTGLGDGRRVSKDDARIEAIGDVDELNSCIGVLLCEPMPSDVRDVLTQIQNDLFSLGGELSIPGHSMIQESHLAQLDAWLEEYNATLPPLAEFILPGGSRAAALAHVARTVCRRAERAIVALGRVEAAGVNEAPRRYVNRLSDLMFVVARVLNRVDGGSDVLWRRAAAP, translated from the coding sequence ATGGGACACCGCTTGAGCAAGATCGCCACACGCACCGGCGATGACGGAACCACGGGTTTGGGCGATGGCCGTCGCGTGTCGAAGGACGATGCGCGCATCGAGGCGATCGGCGATGTGGATGAGTTGAATTCGTGCATCGGCGTTTTGCTTTGCGAACCGATGCCGTCCGACGTGCGGGATGTGCTGACGCAGATTCAGAACGATTTGTTCAGCTTAGGCGGGGAGTTGTCGATTCCCGGGCATTCGATGATTCAGGAGTCGCATCTCGCCCAACTGGATGCGTGGCTCGAGGAATACAACGCGACATTGCCGCCGTTGGCTGAATTTATCTTGCCGGGCGGGTCCAGGGCGGCGGCGTTGGCTCACGTTGCGCGGACGGTTTGCCGGAGGGCGGAGCGGGCGATTGTCGCGCTTGGGCGGGTTGAGGCGGCTGGCGTGAATGAGGCGCCGCGGCGGTATGTGAATCGGTTGTCGGATTTGATGTTTGTGGTGGCCCGGGTTTTGAATCGGGTGGATGGGGGGAGTGATGTTTTGTGGCGTCGTGCCGCCGCACCTTGA
- a CDS encoding YggS family pyridoxal phosphate-dependent enzyme, producing the protein MSIAQHLEEVRQRIAKAAHDASRDASSVKLLAVSKTFPASDVRAAFDAGQRAFGENYVQEGIAKIAELADLRGDIEWHFIGPLQSNKTKLVAEQFDWVHSIDRLKIAERLASQRPEGSRALNVCVQVNVSGEASKSGVEPEQAAALAHAVAALPGLRLRGLMAIPEPAGTLDAQRVPHARLRKLFDALRADGLDLDTLSMGMSADLEAAVLEGATMVRIGTAIFGARTYTH; encoded by the coding sequence ATGTCGATCGCTCAACATCTCGAAGAAGTTCGTCAACGCATCGCGAAGGCCGCGCACGACGCCTCGCGCGATGCGTCTTCCGTAAAGCTGCTCGCTGTCTCCAAAACGTTTCCCGCGAGCGACGTGCGCGCCGCGTTCGACGCCGGCCAGCGCGCGTTCGGCGAGAACTACGTGCAGGAAGGCATCGCGAAGATCGCCGAGCTTGCGGATCTGCGCGGCGACATCGAATGGCATTTCATCGGGCCGCTTCAATCGAACAAGACGAAGCTCGTGGCCGAACAGTTCGACTGGGTGCATTCGATCGATCGCCTGAAGATCGCCGAGCGGCTCGCGTCGCAGCGTCCCGAAGGCTCGCGCGCGCTCAACGTGTGCGTGCAAGTGAACGTGAGCGGCGAGGCGTCGAAAAGCGGCGTCGAACCGGAGCAGGCCGCGGCGCTCGCGCACGCGGTGGCGGCCCTCCCCGGCCTGCGCCTGCGCGGCCTGATGGCGATTCCCGAACCCGCCGGCACGCTCGACGCGCAACGCGTGCCGCATGCGCGCCTGCGCAAACTGTTCGATGCATTGCGCGCCGACGGCCTCGATCTCGACACGCTCTCCATGGGCATGTCCGCCGATCTCGAAGCCGCCGTGCTCGAAGGCGCGACCATGGTGCGCATCGGCACCGCGATTTTCGGCGCGCGAACCTACACTCACTGA
- a CDS encoding AIPR family protein has protein sequence MSIILSTRVRNHIDSIVKEHLYLEDAADDSKKYSRGITAVCLAGLTGLPYSSVKDYVVDGSRDNGIDGVAYDAPKNKLYLVQAKWSNKGTGTIDTGDLRKFIAGVYDLLNENWEKFNARYGIIANKISDAIRNDPEIVVVAAFNSDNPISRECEDIISDFLAENNSDHQEIVTFRQFDLKRLIRTINSIKAGSKSDVELNLLHWGEQKEPYYAVYGKISCADVAEWHNTHENLLFSENIRNTLPESEINTQIEAALVNDPAEFWYLNNGITAIADEVVRKPIGLGDQKESALWKVSNLKIVNGAQTTGSIAKAYSKSPHAVRKAYVQIKVISLENAPIDIAKKVTTATNTQNRVDAKDFLALDPIQDGIAESFKQRGIQYCYRRGERVVDVAKGLEVQELAMALAVSSDHMSSVTVAKRNAGSLTDPNGHYAKIFDKPLDAELAWNLVLKFREVESLATEYMGKLKGREAQFAVHGNRFIEHLLVITSGRVSKEKIAKIHEALRRVVNELYGTDCYLAVVFKNTKKCEAIKARMLDLMKKSSHNASKNHDYSAQLSLGIEE, from the coding sequence ATGAGCATCATCCTTTCAACACGCGTCAGAAACCACATCGATTCGATCGTGAAAGAGCATCTTTACCTTGAAGACGCAGCTGACGATTCAAAAAAATATTCGAGAGGAATCACTGCAGTATGTCTAGCGGGGCTCACCGGTCTTCCGTATTCTTCGGTGAAAGACTATGTAGTTGATGGAAGCCGCGACAATGGGATAGACGGAGTCGCCTACGATGCGCCAAAAAATAAGCTTTATCTAGTTCAGGCTAAATGGTCCAATAAAGGTACCGGTACTATTGATACGGGAGATCTGCGAAAGTTTATTGCGGGCGTTTACGACCTGTTGAATGAGAATTGGGAGAAGTTTAACGCTCGATATGGCATCATTGCAAATAAAATATCAGACGCTATCCGGAACGATCCGGAAATCGTGGTGGTCGCCGCATTTAATAGCGATAATCCGATTAGCCGTGAGTGCGAAGATATCATAAGCGACTTCCTAGCTGAAAATAATTCGGATCACCAAGAGATCGTAACATTTAGGCAGTTTGATCTGAAGCGTCTTATTCGAACAATAAATTCAATTAAAGCCGGTTCGAAATCGGACGTGGAACTCAATCTGTTGCATTGGGGCGAACAAAAAGAGCCATACTACGCTGTGTACGGAAAAATTTCGTGTGCAGATGTAGCAGAGTGGCACAATACCCATGAGAACCTTCTCTTCTCCGAAAATATCCGGAATACGTTGCCAGAAAGCGAGATTAATACTCAAATAGAAGCCGCGTTGGTCAATGATCCAGCGGAGTTTTGGTATCTAAACAATGGAATAACGGCGATAGCGGACGAAGTCGTAAGAAAGCCTATCGGACTCGGTGATCAGAAGGAAAGCGCGCTTTGGAAAGTCAGCAATCTCAAGATCGTGAACGGAGCCCAAACTACCGGTTCGATTGCAAAAGCGTACAGCAAGAGTCCTCACGCGGTGCGGAAGGCGTATGTGCAGATAAAGGTAATTTCGCTTGAAAACGCACCAATTGATATTGCAAAAAAAGTAACGACAGCTACTAACACACAGAATCGCGTTGACGCCAAGGACTTTCTGGCTTTGGATCCGATTCAGGACGGCATCGCGGAATCTTTCAAGCAACGTGGCATTCAGTATTGTTATCGACGCGGTGAGAGAGTTGTTGATGTCGCTAAAGGCCTTGAAGTCCAGGAGCTGGCTATGGCGCTAGCAGTCTCCAGCGATCATATGAGCAGTGTCACTGTCGCAAAGCGTAACGCCGGATCGCTTACTGATCCCAACGGACATTACGCGAAAATATTCGACAAGCCACTCGACGCTGAACTGGCATGGAATTTGGTGCTTAAGTTTCGTGAAGTGGAGTCTCTTGCCACAGAGTACATGGGAAAACTCAAGGGGCGAGAGGCGCAATTCGCGGTACATGGCAATCGATTTATCGAACACTTGCTCGTAATTACAAGTGGTAGAGTCAGTAAGGAGAAGATCGCAAAGATTCATGAGGCGCTTAGGCGCGTAGTTAATGAGCTTTACGGAACAGACTGTTATCTCGCAGTTGTTTTTAAAAATACCAAAAAATGTGAAGCCATCAAAGCGCGAATGTTGGACTTAATGAAAAAATCATCGCACAACGCTTCTAAAAATCATGATTATAGTGCACAGCTTTCGCTGGGCATTGAAGAGTAG